One region of Agelaius phoeniceus isolate bAgePho1 chromosome 12, bAgePho1.hap1, whole genome shotgun sequence genomic DNA includes:
- the SS18L2 gene encoding SS18-like protein 2: protein MSVAFVPERLRGAAEVNQDTLQRLLEENDQLIRCIVEYQNKGRATDCVQYQHILHRNLIYLATIADATPPRTQKPVD from the exons ATGTCCGTGGCGTTCGTGCCCGAACGGCTGCGCGGGGCGGCCGAGGTGAACCAGGACACGCTGCAGCGG ctgctggaggagaacGACCAGCTGATCCGGTGCATCGTGGAGTACCAGAACAAGGGCCGCGCCACCGACTGCGTGCA GTACCAGCATATCCTGCACAGGAACCTCATTTATTTAGCTACAATTGCTGATGCCACCCCGCCCAGGACGCAGAAGCCTGTAGACTGA